A portion of the Phycodurus eques isolate BA_2022a chromosome 3, UOR_Pequ_1.1, whole genome shotgun sequence genome contains these proteins:
- the lnpep gene encoding leucyl-cystinyl aminopeptidase yields the protein MDPFDYNSTERDTLPRNMIENSMFEEEPDVVDLARDSAAYPTFPALDPDETVYEPRSSRLLVRGLGENDVDDDEEDCGSSARLLGMSFMNRSATQRSNASPYVRQPLPRSCSPPSARTMVVCVLFLVIVASMTMVFYFLPGCNFTKMGCPKQENKTSNGTDGELFPWAQYQLPRSIRPLSYDLTFTPDFSTMDFSGHTVINMFVLHSTKRIVLHSANLNITKATFKLGDGEASDITILEYKPREQIAVKFSEELKAGQHCVLTLDYTASLSHTYDGFYNSSYTDQDGNKRVLAATQFEPLYARKAFPCFDEPSFKATFLVKLNRKPEYLTLSNMPQAQTTQLASGLVQDEFAKTSVNMSTYLVAFVVGNFTSVSKNVSDTLVSVYSVPEKKEHTNYALDTASKLLEFYNDFFEISYPLQKLDLVAVPDFLAGAMENWGLITFRETALLVGGHSSLLEKQQVASIIAHELAHQWFGNLVTMSWWSDLWLNEGFATYMEFTSLQTVLPQLDMGNLFLAIRFRALDKDALNSSHAVSTEVNTPEQVHEMFDSVSYLKGASILLMLNTSLPGDQQFRKGIIQYLKQFAGLNTDTDDLWNSLTEVEVSSQHPNVSEMMRSWTSQKGFPLVTVSRKGDAVSLKQEIFQLISDNASHSSSLWNIPMTYVNDSCSLGPECKQLFMLNTQSGTLKVSETVKWLKLNYRNTGFYIVDYGDEGWAALTDAMTNNFQVLTQEDRASLIHNIFALSKLGRVSFRQVLSLLNYMPNETESTPVKEALLHLTDIYQMLHKRYEQGLVTRMKAYILKYFGALMDKQTWTKEEDFSKQDFRSALLETACHLGQEKCQQQAKAMFKQYVASNGTSQIPGDLQRAVFTVAAQSGEDWETLLTMYHYATYDSEKLKMLKGLASTQDTQKIVWLLNTGLNGNMIQVQNLPLVIRTICESFAGNLIAWDFIQENWKQLIQTFPIGSFSFQSIIRSATSQFSEQSHLNQVQCFFDSQREHGSQLRSVQEALETIRLNQRWMERNLPSLDKWL from the exons ATGGATCCTTTTGACTATAACAGTACAG AGCGTGACACCCTGCCAAGGAACATGATTGAGAACAGCATGTTCGAAGAAGAGCCTGACGTTGTGGATCTGGCCAGAGACTCCGCAGCATATCCG ACATTTCCGGCCCTAGACCCAGATGAGACTGTGTATGAGCCTCGCAGCTCCCGGCTACTGGTGCGAGGCTTGGGAGAGAATGACGTGGATGACGACGAAGAAGACTGCGGGTCTTCAGCCCGACTTTTGGGCATGTCCTTCATGAACCGCAGTGCCACCCAGAGATCGAACGCTTCTCCTTACGTCAGACAGCCTCTACCCAG ATCATGTTCACCACCCTCAGCCCGCAccatggttgtttgtgtgctaTTTTTGGTCATAGTGGCTTCCATGACCATGGTGTTCTACTTTTTGCCTGGGTGCAACTTTACAAAG ATGGGATGTCCtaaacaagaaaacaagacaTCTAATGGCACTGATGGGGAACTCTTCCCCTGGGCACAATACCAGCTCCCTCGCAGCATACGTCCTCTCAGCTATGACCTGACCTTTACCCCTGACTTCAGCACCATGGATTTCAGCGGCCACACTGTCATCAACATGTTTGTACTTCACAGCACCAAGCGCATTGTCCTGCACAGTGCTAATCTCAACATTACCAAAGCTACATTCAAG CTTGGTGATGGGGAGGCCAGTGATATCACCATACTGGAGTACAAGCCAAGGGAGCAAATTGCTGTTAAGTTCTCTGAAGAGCTGAAGGCAGGCCAGCACTGTGTGTTGACCCTAGACTACACTGCCAGTCTGTCACACACCTATGATGGTTTCTACAATAGTTCCTACACAGATCAAGATGGAAACAAAAG GGTCCTAGCTGCAACCCAGTTCGAGCCACTATATGCTCGAAAGGCCTTCCCTTGCTTTGACGAACCATCATTTAAAGCCACCTTTTTGGTTAAACTCaacaggaagccagagtacctgacACTCTCCAACATGCCTCAG GCGCAGACCACGCAGCTTGCCAGTGGCCTCGTGCAAGACGAGTTTGCAAAGACTAGTGTCAACATGAGCACTTACTTGGTGGCATTCGTCGTGGGTAACTTCACCTCCGTCAGCAAAAACGTCTCTGACACTTTG GTTTCTGTGTACAGTGTACCAGAGAAGAAAGAGCATACGAACTACGCTCTGGATACTGCATCTAAACTACTTGAGTTTTACAATGACTTCTTTGAAATTAGCTATCCTCTTCAGAAACTAG ACTTGGTTGCCGTCCCAGACTTCTTGGCAGGAGCCATGGAGAACTGGGGTCTGATCACCTTCAGAGAAACCGCCCTGCTGGTGGGGGGACACTCCTCGCTTCTGGAAAAACAACAAGTTGCTTCCATCATTGCACATGAGCTGGCTCATCAG TGGTTTGGAAACTTGGTCACAATGAGCTGGTGGAGTGACCTGTGGCTCAACGAAGGCTTTGCCACTTATATGGAGTTCACGTCACTGCAGACGGTGCTGCCACAGCTTGACATG GGTAACTTGTTCTTAGCGATTCGATTCAGAGCCTTGGATAAAGATGCACTTAACTCCTCCCACGCCGTGTCTACCGAAGTCAATACACCGGAGCAGGTGCACGAGATGTTCGACTCTGTGTCCTATCTGAAG GGGGCTTCCATTCTTCTGATGTTGAACACATCTTTGCCTGGTGACCAGCAGTTCAGAAAGGGTATCATTCAGTATCTGAAACAGTTCGCCGGGTTAAACACTGACACTGACGACCTTTGGAACAGTCTTACCGAG GTAGAGGTCTCAAGTCAGCATCCAAATGTGTCAGAGATGATGAGGTCATGGACATCCCAGAAAGGCTTCCCGTTGGTTACGGTATCCCGTAAGGGGGATGCAGTGAGCTTAAAACAGGAGATCTTCCAGCTCATCTCAGACAACGCCAGCCATTCCTCCAG CTTGTGGAATATTccgatgacctatgtgaatgaCAGCTGTAGTTTGGGCCCTGAGTGCAAACAGTTGTTCATGCTGAATACCCAGTCAG GGACTCTTAAGGTGTCAGAAACTGTGAAATGGCTGAAGTTGAACTACAGGAACACAGGCTTCTACATCGTTGACTATGGAGATGAAGGCTGGGCTGCTCTGACTGACGCTATGACCAACAACTTCCAAGTTCTCACACAGGAGGACCGTGCCTCACTGATACACAACATCTTTGCACTCTCCAA ACTTGGACGCGTGTCCTTCCGCCAAGTCCTCAGCCTCCTAAACTACATGCCAAATGAAACTGAGAGTACTCCTGTGAAAGAGGCCTTGCTGCACCTCACGGACATCTACCAGATGCTGCACAAAAGATACGAGCAGGGCCTTGTCACCCGCATGAAG GCATATATTCTGAAATACTTTGGTGCGCTGATGGACAAACAAACCTGGACCAAGGAGGAAGATTTCTCCAAACAGGACTTTCGATCTGCCCTGTTGGAGACGGCCTGTCATCTGGGGCAAGAAAAATGCCAGCAGCAAGCGAAAGCCATGTTCAAGCAGTACGTCGCGTCCAATGGAACCTCCCA gatTCCAGGCGATCTGCAGCGAGCTGTATTCACTGTGGCAGCTCAGTCGGGTGAAGACTGGGAAACTTTGCTCACTATGTATCACTATGCCACTTATGACTCAGAGAAGCTAAAGATGCTAAAGGGATTAGCATCCACCCAGGACACACAGAAGATTGTGTG GCTTCTGAATACAGGTTTGAATGGTAATATGATCCAGGTACAGAACCTTCCCTTGGTCATCAGAACAATCTGCGAAAGCTTTGCTGGCAACTTGATTGCTTGGGACTTCATTCAAGAGAACTGGAAGCAGCTCATACAAAC GTTCCCTATAGGTTCCTTTTCCTTCCAATCAATCATCAGGTCTGCCACGTCTCAGTTCTCTGAACAGTCACATCTTAATCAG gTGCAGTGTTTCTTCGACAGCCAGAGGGAGCACGGTTCTCAGTTGCGAAGCGTCCAGGAAGCGCTGGAAACCATCCGACTGAACCAGCGCTGGATGGAGAGGAATCTTCCCTctcttgataaatggctttaa